A genomic segment from Mastacembelus armatus unplaced genomic scaffold, fMasArm1.2, whole genome shotgun sequence encodes:
- the mgaa gene encoding MAX dimerization protein MGA a isoform X1, which yields MASKKKQKDMVFHEEGASTPAAAPAANHSCFVVPKLGMASEGGMEQETYVTNEEANIVGKPNMHPSKEVVRFTGGLPTVKQPISSNSLSDNLSPDSVCKGVRVILDNNSMWNEFFRCKTEMILTKQGSRMFPYCRFRISGLHPHKKYSLIMDIQPLDNSCYKWTGKSWQVVGKAECHVKSQPFNHPESPSVGQHWMQNPVSFYKLKLTNNISDQDGNTILHPMHRYLPRLHVVQTDKASKDVKLNGPNVVTFTFPQTEFMAVMSYQNLRFAQLKVACNPFAKGLKEDGHSLWGLKMKLNTGKESHKDGGVTTNELHPVKKSLKSLLANHKPRSSKAMALKPSPSGDLQKNSTADEDQSADKVTGQSSCSSHPAQKLFSELIREAHVSLKRCNLEQLGINNRTERTNIKTTGLKSDRQEVLSKDCVSVITHSDLSVTKEEGGLGKKRQVKEDKHLLNSVNCKDKFRTDGSVQAAAAMHSDQKCEPETVSAVNVKQHKRPAPLPLPALALFLKQHSTKTKKSKPESPSSAQPSSSLSGSQSSAVSSSSDHARNATSPSKDLTGNLTKSDNLLLDVTGQAVETALQPFSLSCSHVVPTTDPHRSKTESPVIVPQVPDDILAFSTSNQPFCAHATSTFPSTLTTSSAYCMPPVLPTPKLPQTPNISESSALLSDSTTMKSDTLLHDPGCSHFVFEPLSPASSPEPLPALPSSLGLELEPVTSEPPPKALPPEELKHSENCATSVFQWHTVLPPPAPYMDASFQPTAQPLPLVSVTPPLLPSQRPSHPEPQIPNASTPPPEPSPSFQENEQSLPFPAELSPLALQLPLSPTFSSLDGDGLSPTPSIADLVQFFSTDDLGMGVEYSNTEAMVVSCSPSSTIDANAHEPSQQVQQIPAAKTCKRNKKSKRRKLAKMDLDQEMDDASYARMQPNLEEVEEQLFISFTSKEALQLHIADSSEGAVTQLETTPGGRLQQPADTPENAAMADNLQDQLSAFQRILLRDLKLMKHKQVIHPVLQEVGLKMNLLDPTLTIDLQYLGVQLPIPPAGVSLELLPPSQGVSAEFVSRTGKTTDVTQIKGWREKFTPSEAPPTPTSAPEAGPSSDLPKKNLSAFCSDMLDEYLENEGKLIDERAASFSQPQLEPVVYELPTRSTSYVRTLDNILKKQTLGSPTSDLISGFIPPSKRPSVPLKEKKTSRKGEKKPKGPKQTKPRPERASAPVLTPEPNLVPKWPAPQTPAAPHYLEHTAPLTEPHHLKKRTLKVRSTYTEPLTLSPQSPPFTKRKKLKPKTSSQTLSLPRSAAPPLGISEDMAPLESDSELGNTDQEDELCRKANGPVLTRALLRQRDLEDGVVWEGQPRTKITEERATIALTSLFTLKGFVSENPTAPIQLIRRRAPPCLNDFCRLGCVCSSLSYCFRISHCGRAHCIFGCSCLKQKVVLLKNLDGYDSSSSDCVNNKKSRRKRRMKMAYILKEADNVSHPSARVQTLWKRDGEDPDPEPVYVPEPASLSRFSVSRENSSCARVQCYSGRRKTQKQNEATEDVKSETVRFRPLKRKDLKLMQAKNKPSSAATDGPVEPTLSSRPESPPSKLPSKRLIILAQCQWASDTDRNHVLKKICEAMAQDQMHDSFWIKKYFIKLISRTVEESGTDRCIQYKIHISTLNAEQEKPASPVKPHEQQSDKKQPQDPLRQAIEEEEPLEDHQQEVMEEEEPLEYWQREVEDGDIKEDERSTLHQVADGKMSGGKIEINAEKTTQVRMALPFLTGISPAGFLSANKKQPGGTDQLVQVNGKLYPLAKVQLGKMGALHPANRLAAYLTGRVGFNKKQQGSSSSASSTPTQTQSSALTPQSIFFASSVLSVLTPPVPPNRQPSGSVLALPTSATVGRPAAVKVAQSAATSSNQPEGQGLKEMGTRFVRMKVHSNPVKEASALSRGLPAAPPQTPTLTFVKQGLPLTTATTSTCSGPSLPSSVQSSVSGSSFQAQEKCSFRTFPINSSKESAITTKVPSKAVPAPECFTFLQPHHHPPAAPMNLISLKPSTGQGAELGVKTVTVSVAAVGRGGAMVRHRPASSQSSTCAPQTPREPTETPVTPPSPLRPGSEITPVLPADPPADRCKTELAHDVVDLDIVCVEDDAIPVTMEMQPVEDLTWSSGGETDNSSDFGDESDNEGEQLTVASRRNTHNMLERQRRRRMRQLFDGLRRELGLNAEKVSKVSTLHKAVQVIEEMRKTENNLKKKKMWLMKSRDDYLSKIIPATGESSQKSPQLDAETRGRAGRKIRTDMKVMEVVNLLDDSDELTDNSSDEERLESQKANVISSEDEEVQCVSTETDDDVQCVTAQTEDDVQCITAETEDEVQCVTDETEDEVQCVTAETEDEVQCVTAETEDEVQCVTTETEDEVQCVTAETEDEVQCVTAETEDEVQCVTDETEDEVQRVTAETEDEVQRVTVESEDDVQRVTAETEDEVQCVTVEIKDEVQVTMATKEEKLKRLANMREKSKNSRSEKMTGVQSITATHEAGNSPQSHLVEQSNMDGQKDANVTRTCHSSGKHEQIVMRTLQYLSSKQKMEKQDRPQTANQLSVGSRGGASAFPARDGTNNVVIIKSPDLQQQIPQAPPTLVSAKPTSKPVQQPPVVLQVMTPMMAPPIVSHNTVVVRDKPRTIPNILSRSKNLVPSSCLRTATVDGKAPSFQALAPTEVLTLVRAVLPGKPVLTLSPLLAGSTVLPTTPRAGVTSVTLNFPNLTNQQVQLSSLPRPPAGKICSSSTPLNITNLLAANFNNLLQLVQPATTQQRQLQQTQLQPQQLPQQQTLVQPQQLQQQQTLVQPQQLPQQQTLVQPQQLQQQQTLVQPQQLQQQQTLVQPQQLQQQQTLVQPQQLQQQQTLVQPQQLQQKQTLVQPQQLQQQQTLVQPQQLQQQQTLVQPQQLQQQQTLVQPQQLQQQQTLVQPQQLQQQQTLVQPQQLQQQQTLVQPQQLQQQQTLVQPQQLQQQQTLVQPQQLQQQQTLVQPQQLQQQQTLVQPQQLQQQQTLVQPQQLEQQQTQLQPQQLEQHSSHPPLVVSAGSDQIKSQNQPPCQTDLRPDCTQGPPSSLCPSLGADDQVEDAVGRAAGLEQQETRGDSETASLSSLLDEIVFLNQQTAGVPLPEKQSSEVGRPRQQDHTHSPLFLHLECDNTVSMEMVEAGLNGYMTPTKMANWDSKGDVLAPPPLQQMKTGGAKVDPSQSDNTAAVGEGRRKGGVAWRPMPRLVPLGLRGNPSS from the exons ATGGCTTCTAAGAAGAAGCAAAAAGACATGGTGTTCCATGAGGAAGGGGCATCCACCCCTGCAGCAGCACCTGCAGCCAACCATTCATGCTTTGTTGTTCCAAAACTAGGGATGGCAAGTGAGGGTGGGATGGAACAAGAAACTTATGTCACCAATGAAGAGGCCAACATAGTGGGTAAACCCAACATGCACCCATCGAAGGAAGTTGTCAGGTTTACTGGTGGACTTCCCACTGTGAAACAGCCCATCAGTTCAAACTCTCTGTCTGACAACCTGTCACCTGATAGTGTCTGTAAAGGCGTTAGAGTGATTCTGGACAACAACAGTATGTGGAACGAGTTCTTCAGATGCAAGACGGAGATGATTCTAACTAAACAAGGCAGCAGAATGTTCCCCTACTGCCGCTTTCGTATCTCTGGTTTACATCCACATAAGAAGTACTCTCTGATCATGGACATTCAACCTTTGGACAACAGTTGTTATAAGTGGACCGGCAAGAGCTGGCAAGTTGTTGGAAAAGCAGAATGTCATGTAAAGAGTCAACCATTCAATCATCCAGAGTCCCCATCGGTGGGTCAACACTGGATGCAGAATCCAGTGTCCTTTTACAAACTGAAACTCACAAACAACATTTCAGATCAAGATGGAAACACCATTCTGCATCCAATGCACCGCTACTTGCCACGACTGCATGTGGTCCAGACAGACAAAGCTTCTAAAGACGTAAAGCTAAATGGTCCCAATGTTGTCACATTCACTTTCCCGCAGACCGAGTTTATGGCTGTCATGTCTTACCAGAATTTACGGTTTGCTCAGCTCAAAGTTGCCTGCAACCCATTTGCTAAAGGACTGAAGGAGGATGGGCACAGCCTTTGGGGCTTGAAGATGAAATTGAACACTGGCAAAGAGTCGCACAAAGATGGAGGCGTGACAACCAACGAGCTCCATCCTGTGAAAAAAAGCTTGAAGTCCTTGCTTGCAAACCATAAACCTAGAAGCTCAAAGGCAATGGCCCTGAAACCTTCACCATCAGGTGACCTCCAGAAAAACTCCACTGCAGATGAAGATCAGTCAGCTGACAAGGTCACAGGGCAGAGTTCTTG CAGTTCTCATCCAGCTCAGAAGTTATTTTCTGAACTTATCCGAGAAGCTCATGTTTCATTAAAAAGGTGCAACTTGGAGCAGCTGGGCATCAATAACAGAACAGAGCGAACAAACATTAAGACCACAGGCTTGAAAAGCGACAGACAAGAGGTTCTGAGTAaggactgtgtgtctgtcataACACACAGTGACTTGTCAGTTACAAAGGAAGAAGGCGGCCTTGGAAAAAAGAGGCAAGTAAAGGAAGACAAGCACCTTTTGAATTCAGTGAACTGTAAAGACAAATTTAGGACAGATGGCTCTGTTCAAGCTGCTGCAGCTATGCATTCAGACCAGAAATGTGAGCCGGAAACTGTGTCAGCAGTGAATGTAAAGCAGCATAAACGGCCCGCACCTCTACCTCTGCCAGCCCTCGCGCTTTTTCTGAAACAACattcaacaaaaactaaaaagagcAAACCAGAATCTCCATCCTCAGCACAGCCGTCTAGCTCTCTGAGTGGGTCGCAGAGTTCTGCTGTAAGTTCGTCTTCTGATCATGCCAGAAATGCAACCAGTCCCTCAAAGGATCTTACTGGCAATCTCACAAAATCTGACAATCTGCTTTTAGATGTCACTGGACAAGCTGTTGAAACAGCCCTTCAGCCTTTTAGTTTATCATGTTCTCACGTTGTTCCCACTACAGATCCACACCGTTCAAAAACTGAAAGCCCAGTCATAGTCCCGCAAGTACCTGATGATATATTGGCGTTCTCCACCTCAAATCAGCCATTTTGTGCTCATGCCACATCCACTTTTCCCTCAACTCTTACTACCTCTTCTGCATATTGCATGCCACCAGTGTTACCTACCCCGAAATTACCACAAACTCCAAACATTTCTGAGTCTTCCGCTCTACTGTCCGACTCCACCACCATGAAGTCGGATACTTTGCTTCATGACCCAGGTTGTTCCCATTTTGTCTTTGAGCCTTTGTCACCTGCAAGCTCACCAGAGCCTTTACCTGCACTGCCATCCTCATTAGGGTTGGAGCTCGAGCCTGTGACTTCTGAACCGCCTCCAAAAGCGTTACCGCCTGAAGAGTTAAAGCACAGTGAAAACTGTGCCACATCTGTGTTTCAATGGCATACAGTGTTACCTCCACCTGCGCCGTACATGGACGCTTCATTTCAGCCCACAGCACAGCCTTTGCCTTTAGTATCAGTTACACCGCCTTTGTTGCCTTCCCAGAGACCTTCCCACCCTGAACCACAGATTCCAAATGCCTCCACGCCGCCACCTGAACCCAGTCCATCATTTCAAGAGAACGAACAGTCGCTGCCCTTCCCAGCTGAACTGTCCCCCCTTGCGCTCCAGCTGCCGCTGTCTCCAACCTTTTCTTCACTGGATGGAGATGGATTGTCACCCACGCCTTCAATCGCAGACCTCGTGCAGTTTTTCTCCACAGATGACCTTGGGATGGGGGTGGAGTATTCAAACACTGAGGCAATGGTTGTTTCCTGCTCACCTTCCAGCACCATTGACGCAAATGCACATGAGCCTTCTCAGCAAGTGCAACAAATCCCAGCTGCCAAAACCTGCAAGCGCAACAAGAAGTCCAAGCGGCGAAAGCTTGCTAAAATGGATTTGGATCAGGAAATGGATGACGCCAGTTATGCTAGAATGCAACCCAACCTGGAGGAAGTGGAAGAGCAGCTATTTATCTCATTCACGTCAAAG GAGGCCCTGCAGCTTCACATAGCGGACTCTTCTGAGGGAGCAGTGACACAGCTCGAGACAACACCTGGAGGTCGCCTGCAACAACCTGCTGACACACCTGAGAATG CAGCGATGGCAGACAACCTGCAGGACCAGCTCTCTGCCTTTCAGAGGATTCTTCTGAGAGACTTGAAGCTGATGAAGCACAAACAGGTCATTCATCCTGTGCTGCAGGAAG TGGGGCTGAAGATGAACCTGCTAGATCCGACTCTGACCATAGATCTGCAGTACCTGGGAGTCCAGTTGCCCATCCCTCCTGCAGGAGTCTCTCTGGAGCTGCTGCCTCCATCTCAGG GTGTTTCTGCAGAGTTTGTGTccagaacaggaaaaacaacagatgtgACTCAAATTAAAGGTTGGAGAGAGAAATTCACTCCATCGGAGGCTCCGCCCACTCCGACATCAGCACCTGAGG CTGGTCCCAGTTCAGATCTCCCTAAGAAGAACTTGTCGGCATTCTGCAGCGACATGTTGGATGAGTACCTGGAGAATGAAGGGAAGCTGATTGATGAGCGAGCTGCCAGTTTTTCCCAGCCTCAGCTTGAGCCAGTGGTGTATGAGCTCCCCACCAGGAGTACCAGCTATGTCCGGACCCTGGACAACATCCTGAAGAAACAGACCCTTGGCTCCCCCACCTCAGACCTCATATCCGGGTTTATCCCTCCCTCCAAGAGACCCAGCGTCCCCCTCAAAGAGAAGAAAACCTCCAGGAAAGGGGAGAAGAAACCGAAAGGcccaaaacaaaccaaacctaGACCAGAACGTGCATCTGCTCCAGTCTTAACACCTGAACCAAACCTGGTCCCTAAGTGGCCTGCACCCCAGACCCCAGCTGCCCCCCATTATTTGGAGCACACAGCACCTCTTACTGAACCACatcatttaaagaaaagaaCCCTTAAAGTCCGATCGACCTACACCGAACCATTAACTCTCTCTCCTCAGTCACCCCCCTTCACCAAGAGGAAGAAACTCAAACCCAAGACGTCATCCCAGACCCTCAGCCTACCCAGGTCTGCGGCCCCTCCTCTTGGTATCTCTGAGGATATGGCCCCTCTGGAATCAGACTCTGAGCTGGGAAACACTGATCAGGAAGATGAACTGTGCAGGAAGGCCAATGGACCTGTGCTCACCCGGGCTCTGCTGAGGCAGAGAGACCTGGAGGACGGGGTGGTGTGGGAGGGCCAACCCAGGACCAAGATCACTGAGGAGAGGGCCACCATCGCCCTGACTTCGCTCTTCACGCTAAAG ggTTTTGTCAGCGAGAACCCAACAGCTCCCATCCAGCTGATCCGGAGACGGGCCCCCCCCTGCCTGAATGATTTCTGCCGGCTGGGCTGCGTCTGCTCCAGTCTGTCCTACTGTTTCAGGATCAGCCACTGCGGCCGAGCTCATTGCATATTCGGCTGCAGCTGCCTCAAGCAGAAGGTGGTACTCCTCAAAAACCTGGATGGCTACGACTCAAGCTCCTCCGACTGCGTAAACAACaagaagagcaggaggaagaggaggatgaagatggCCTACA TTCTGAAGGAGGCGGACAACGTTTCCCACCCTTCCGCGCGAGTCCAGACTCTGTGGAAGAGAGACGGTGAAGATCCAGATCCAGAGCCAGTCTATGTCCCTGAACCTGCCTCCCTGTCCCGCTTCAGT gtgagcagagagaacagcAGCTGTGCCAGGGTCCAGTGTTACAGTGGAAGGAGGAAGACCCAGAAGCAAAAC GAAGCAACTGAAGATGTGAAATCTGAAACTGTTCGGTTCAGACCTTTGAAACGGAAAGACCTGAAACTGATGCAAGCAAAGAACAAACCCTCCAGTGCTGCAACAG ATGGACCAGTTGAGCCAACTCTCTCCAGCCGGCCTGAGAGTCCTCCCTCAAAGCTGCCATCAAAGCGTCTGATCATCTTGGCACAGTGTCAGTGGGCGagtgacactgacagaaacCATGTGTTGAAGAAGATTTGTGAGGCGATGGCTCAGGACCAGATGCATGATTCCTTCTGgatcaaaaaatatttcatcaaaCTCATCAGTCGAACAGTGGAAGAGAGTGGCACCGACCGCTGCATCCAGTACAAAATCCACATCTCCACCCTCAATGCGGAGCAGGAGAAACCAGCCTCACCAGTGAAACCACATGAGCAGCAGTCAGATAAGAAACAACCACAG GACCCCTTGAGACAGGcgattgaggaggaggagcctcTGGAGGACCACCAAcaggaggtgatggaggaggaggagcctcTGGAATACTGGCAGCGGGAGGTCGAGGACGGTGACATCAAGGAGGATGAGAGGTCAACACTTCACCAGGTGGCTGATGGGAAAATGAGTGGAGGGAAAATAGAAATTAACGCAGAGAAGACGACACAGGTCAGAATGGCTCTGCCTTTCCTAACGGGAATCTCCCCTGCTGGATTCCTCTCAGCCAATAAGAAACAGCCGGGAGGAACAGACCAGCTGGTCCAG GTGAACGGGAAGCTCTATCCTCTGGCTAAAGTCCAGCTGGGGAAGATGGGGGCACTCCATCCCGCGAACCGACTGGCAGCTTATCTGACTGGCCGAGTGGGGTTCAACAAGAAGCAACAAGGTTCTTCATCGTCAGCCTCCTCTACACCTACTCAGACTCAGAGTTCAGCACTGACCCCCCAGTCCATCTTTTTTgcttcctctgtgctgtctgtccTCACCCCTCCCGTACCACCCAACCGACAGCCGTCGGGCTCAGTGCTTGCCCTCCCAACCTCTGCGACAG TGGGTCGACCTGCAGCTGTGAAGGTCGCCCAGTCTGCTGCCACCTCCTCCAACCAGCCTGAAGGTCAAGGTCTTAAGGAGATGGGGACCAGGTTCGTCAGGATGAAGGTGCATTCAAATCCTGTAAAGGAAGCTTCTGCCCTCTCCAGAG GGCTCCCTGCTGCACCTCCTCAGACTCCCACCCTCACATTTGTGAAGCAAGGACTCCCTCTGACCACAGCAACAACATCCACCTGCTCCGGCCCATCTCTCCCTTCCAGCGTCCAGTCCTCTGTGTCCGGCTCTAGTTTCCAGGCTCAGGAGAAGTGCAGCTTCAGGACCTTCCCCATAAACTCTAGCAAGGAATCAGCCATCACCACCAAAGTTCCCTCCAAAGCTGTGCCAGCTCCAGAATGCTTCACCTTCCTCCAGCCTCACCATCACCCCCCTGCGGCCCCAATGAACCTCATCTCTCTCAAACCCTCCACTGGTCAAGGGGCTGAACTTGGGGtcaaaacagtgacagtgtctGTGGCTGCAGTGGGTCGTGGTGGGGCCATGGTCCGACACAGACCTGCCTCATCTCAAAGCTCTACCTGTGCCCCCCAGACCCCCAGAGAGCCCACTGAAACACCCGTGACACCACCTTCTCCCTTACGCCCAGGGTCAGAGATTACACCTGTACTCCCAGCGGACCCCCCTGCTGACAGGTGCAAAACTGAACTGGCCCATGACGTGGTGGACCTGGACATTGTATGCGTGGAAGACGACGCAATCcctgttaccatggagatgcAACCGGTGGAGGACCTGACATGGTCTTCAGGAGGCGAGACAGACAACTCGTCCGATTTCGGAGATGAGTCGGACAACGAAGGAGAGCAGCTGACTGTTGCAAGTCGG CGGAACACTCATAACATGCTGGAGAGGCAGCGTCGCAGGAGGATGCGGCAACTTTTTGATGGTCTGAGGAGAGAACTGGGACTGAATGCTGAGAAGGTGTCAAAAGTGTCCACGCTGCACAAG GCGGTGCAGGTGATAGAGGAGATGAGGAAGACTGAGAATaatctgaagaagaaaaagatgtgGCTGATGAAGAGCAGGGATGATTATCTCTCCAAGATCATTCCAGCAACAG GTGAGAGCAGTCAGAAGTCACCTCAGTTGGACGCTGAGACGAGAGGACGAGCAGGACGTAAAATTAGAACAGATATGAAGGTGATGGAGGTGGTGAACCTGTTGGACGATTCGGACGAGCTGACGGACAACTCTTCCGACGAGGAGCGACTTGAATCACAGAAAGCTAATGTCATCAGCAGT gagGATGAAGAGGTTCAGTGCGTTTCCACAGAGACCGATGATGATGTTCAGTGCGTTACCGCACAGACTGAAGATGACGTTCAGTGCATTACAGCGGAGACCGAAGATGAGGTTCAGTGTGTTACCGATGAGACCGAAGATGAGGTTCAGTGCGTTACAGCGGAGACCGAAGATGAGGTTCAGTGCGTTACAGCGGAGACCGAAGATGAGGTTCAGTGCGTTACAACGGAGACCGAAGATGAGGTTCAGTGCGTTACAGCGGAGACCGAAGATGAGGTTCAGTGCGTTACAGCGGAGACCGAAGATGAGGTTCAGTGCGTTACCGATGAGACCGAAGATGAGGTTCAGCGCGTTACCGCGGAGACCGAAGATGAGGTTCAGCGCGTTACCGTGGAGAGCGAAGATGATGTTCAGCGCGTTACCGCGGAGACTGAAGATGAGGTTCAGTGTGTTACTGTGGAGATCAAGGATGAGGTTCAGGTTACCATGGCGACAAAGGAGGAGAAGTTGAAGAGGCTAGCAAACATGAGGGAGAAGTCAAA AAACAGTCGGAGTGAAAAGATGACTGGTGTTCAGAGCATCACCGCCACCCATGAAGCTGGAAACTCTCCACAGAGTCATCTGGTAGAACAG AGTAACATGGACGGGCAGAAAGACGCCAACGTCACTAGGACCTGCCATAGCTCAG GTAAACACGAACAGATTGTCATGAGGACGCTGCAGTACCTGTCATCTAAACAGAAAATGGAGAAACAGGACAGACCCCAAACAGCCAATCAGCTCTCAGTGGGATCAAGGGGCGGGGCCTCTGCCTTTCCAGCAAGAGACGGGACAAATAATGTTGTTATAATTAAATCACctgacctgcagcagcagattccACAAGCCCCTCCCACTCTTGTTTCTGCCAAACCCACCTCAAAACCTGTCCAGCAGCCTCCGGTGGTCCTGCAGGTGATGACGCCCATGATGGCTCCACCTATAGTTTCCCACAATACAGTTGTGGTAAGGGACAAGCCAAGGACAATTCCGAACATCCTGAGTCGCAGTAAGAATCTAGTACCTTCATCATGTCTCCGCACCGCCACTGTGGACG GGAAAGCTCCGTCTTTTCAGGCTTTGGCACCTACTGAGGTTTTGACTCTGGTTAGAGCAGTGTTGCCAGGGAAACCTGTTCTGACCCTGAGCCCGCTGCTGGCTGGATCGACAGTGCTGCCGACGACTCCCAGAGCAG GCGTGACCTCAGTCACCCTGAACTTCCCCAATCTGACCAATCAGCAGGTCCAGCTCAGCTCACTGCCCCGCCCTCCAGCTGGTAAGATCTGCAGCAGCTCCACCCCCCTCAACATCACTAACCTCTTGG CTGCAAACTTCAACAATCTGCTGCAATTGGTTCAACCAGCAACTACACAACAGCGGCAACtacaacaaacacagctgcaaccACAGCAGCTACCACAGCAACAAACGCTGGTCCAACCACAGCAactacaacagcaacaaacgCTGGTCCAACCACAGCAGCTACCACAGCAACAAACGCTGGTCCAAccacagcagctacaacagcaacaaacgCTGGTCCAAccacagcagctacaacagcaacaaacgCTGGTCCAAccacagcagctacaacagcaacaaacgCTGGTCCAACCACAGCAactacaacagcaacaaacgCTGGTCCAAccacagcagctacaacagAAACAAACGCTGGTCCAAccacagcagctacaacagcaacaaacgCTGGTCCAACCACAGCAactacaacagcaacaaacgCTGGTCCAAccacagcagctacaacagcaacaaacgCTGGTCCAACCACAgcaactacaacaacaacaaacgcTGGTCCAAccacagcagctacaacagcaacaaacgCTGGTCCAACCACAGCAactacaacagcaacaaacgCTGGTCCAAccacagcagctacaacagcaacaaacgCTGGTCCAACCACAGCAactacaacagcaacaaacgCTGGTCCAACCACAGCAactacaacagcaacaaacgCTGGTCCAACCACAGCAactacaacagcaacaaacgCTGGTCCAACCACAGCAactacaacagcaacaaacgCTGGTCCAACCACAACAACtagaacagcaacaaacacagctgcaaccACAGCAACTAGAACAGCATTCATCACACCCTCCTCTGGTGGTCTCCGCTGGATCAGACCAGATCAAAAGCCAGAACCAGCCTCCATGCCAGACTGACCTCAGACCTGATTGCACCCAGGGCCCTCCATCCTCTCTGTGCCCAAGTTTGGGTGCTGATGATCAGGTTGAGGATGCAGTGGGGAGGGCTGCGGGTCTGGAGCAGCAGGAGACCAGAGGGGACAGTGAGACCGCGAGCCTGTCCTCCCTCCTCGATGAGATAGTCTTCCTCAACCAGCAAACAGCAGGGGTCCCGTTACCAGAGAAACAGTCCTCTGAGGTGGGTCGACCCAGACAGCAGGACCACACCCACAGCCCTTTGTTCCTACACCTGGAATGTGACAACACAGTTAGCATGGAGATGGTGGAGGCGGGGCTTAACGGATATATGACACCGACCAAAATGGCCAACTGGGACAGTAAAGGTGATGTCCTGGCTCCACCCCCCCTGCAGCAGATGAAGACAGGAGGGGCTAAGGTGGACCCTTCCCAaagtgacaacacagcagcGGTTGGCgaggggaggaggaaggggggCGTGGCCTGGCGCCCCATGCCGAGGCTAGTTCCTCTGGGGCTGAGAGGAAACCCATCCAGCTGA